Proteins co-encoded in one Spirosoma endbachense genomic window:
- a CDS encoding bacteriorhodopsin, translated as MKLSDTFIPTAGAVGLLSMVTYFLLMVTMYAFLGNFIFALSARTRVSSSYQTSQTLTAIVSAIAGLSYFFIQGYYHDMLAELATLSDAENRQTLIRESYNAIGQYRYMEWAVTTPLLLINMVLMLRIDLRSIKRPLMIMLLADFFMILAGYLGEQQLAFDNEILVGPKLLWGGVSAIGYVMIPISLHKFWKQFASHALPEEQWAYRLMALTTVTFWGVYPIGYSLTVLDIDTNWLHIAYSLADLINKAGVGLIAYWAGKAATK; from the coding sequence ATGAAGCTATCCGATACATTTATTCCAACGGCGGGCGCTGTTGGCTTACTTTCCATGGTCACTTACTTCCTTTTGATGGTGACCATGTACGCTTTTCTGGGAAATTTTATCTTTGCATTATCGGCGCGTACCCGTGTCAGTTCCAGCTACCAGACATCGCAAACCCTGACGGCCATTGTTTCAGCCATTGCGGGTCTTTCCTACTTCTTCATACAAGGCTACTACCACGATATGCTGGCCGAGCTGGCTACTCTTTCGGATGCAGAAAACCGGCAAACACTTATTCGGGAATCCTATAACGCCATTGGCCAATATCGGTACATGGAATGGGCCGTTACCACGCCCCTGTTGCTGATCAACATGGTATTGATGCTCAGAATCGACTTACGAAGCATTAAGCGCCCATTAATGATCATGCTACTGGCTGATTTCTTTATGATTTTGGCTGGCTACCTTGGCGAGCAACAGCTTGCGTTCGACAACGAAATTCTGGTCGGCCCAAAATTACTCTGGGGCGGAGTTTCAGCGATTGGCTACGTCATGATCCCCATTAGCCTCCACAAATTCTGGAAGCAATTTGCAAGCCACGCCTTGCCCGAAGAGCAATGGGCTTATCGATTGATGGCACTTACTACCGTTACATTCTGGGGTGTTTACCCAATCGGTTATAGTCTGACGGTACTCGACATCGATACGAACTGGCTTCATATCGCCTATTCACTTGCTGATCTCATCAATAAAGCTGGCGTAGGATTAATTGCCTATTGGGCAGGAAAAGCCGCAACCAAGTAG